One part of the Bacteroidia bacterium genome encodes these proteins:
- a CDS encoding phospho-sugar mutase, protein MIVIDPAIQEKATLWLNSNIDEDSKADIRRMMESENPDELTDAFYKNLEFGTGGLRGIMGVGSNRVNKYTIGMATQGFANYLNQSFPDEEIKVAIAYDSRNNSQYFGEITAAVFSANGIKVYLFEELRPTPELSYSIRKLGCKGGVVLTASHNPKEYNGYKAYWDDGGQVTSPHDKNIVAEVAKISGVEAVKFDADESKIERITTLIDEPYLEAITTNVVSPEAIKNQHDLKIVFSPIHGTGITMVPPILEKIGFSNVHVVEAQATPDGNFPTVVYPNPEESEAMSMALQLAKDLDADLVMGTDPDADRVGIGVKNHKGEWQLMNGNQAASCMIYYLLKAWKEKGKLNGKQYIAKTIVTTDLLTEMATAFEVETFHTLTGFKYIAQVLKEQEGKMEFIGGGEESYGYLVNDFVRDKDAIISCAVLAEVVAYAKDQGLSLFDMLMEIYQQFGMYREHLISIKRTGKKGAEEIQQMMADMRANPPKEIQGSPVVTALDYQSLTSTNLTNGETSSLDFPQSNVLQFITADGTKVSARPSGTEPKIKFYFSVKAPMAEKSDFDAVYEALGKKIDGIVDDLNLN, encoded by the coding sequence ATGATCGTAATTGATCCTGCTATTCAAGAAAAGGCAACGCTCTGGCTCAACAGCAATATTGATGAAGATTCCAAAGCCGATATCCGGCGTATGATGGAAAGTGAGAATCCCGATGAACTGACGGATGCTTTTTATAAAAACCTCGAATTTGGTACCGGAGGATTGAGAGGTATCATGGGGGTAGGATCCAATCGGGTAAACAAATACACCATCGGTATGGCGACCCAGGGATTTGCCAATTACCTCAACCAGAGTTTTCCCGATGAAGAAATCAAAGTTGCCATCGCCTATGACAGTCGCAATAACAGTCAGTACTTTGGAGAGATCACTGCAGCAGTTTTCTCTGCTAATGGTATAAAGGTATACCTCTTTGAAGAACTTCGTCCTACTCCAGAGTTGTCTTACAGCATCCGTAAATTGGGCTGTAAAGGTGGAGTGGTTCTTACCGCTTCCCACAACCCCAAAGAATATAATGGCTACAAAGCTTATTGGGATGATGGTGGACAGGTTACCTCACCGCATGACAAAAATATCGTAGCTGAAGTTGCGAAAATCAGTGGGGTTGAGGCTGTAAAATTTGATGCAGACGAAAGTAAGATCGAAAGGATCACAACCTTGATTGATGAGCCCTATCTAGAAGCCATTACTACCAATGTAGTAAGCCCGGAAGCCATCAAAAATCAACACGACCTCAAAATCGTGTTTTCCCCTATACACGGAACCGGTATAACCATGGTTCCTCCTATACTTGAAAAAATAGGATTCAGCAATGTACATGTAGTAGAGGCACAAGCTACTCCGGATGGAAACTTCCCTACCGTTGTATATCCCAATCCAGAAGAATCTGAAGCCATGAGCATGGCTCTTCAATTGGCCAAAGATCTGGATGCAGATTTAGTTATGGGTACAGATCCAGATGCAGACCGTGTTGGGATCGGAGTAAAAAATCATAAAGGAGAATGGCAGTTGATGAATGGAAACCAGGCAGCATCCTGTATGATCTACTATCTCTTGAAGGCCTGGAAAGAGAAAGGCAAACTCAATGGTAAGCAGTACATTGCCAAGACCATAGTTACGACTGATCTTTTGACAGAAATGGCTACGGCTTTTGAAGTAGAAACCTTCCACACCCTGACCGGATTTAAATACATCGCTCAGGTTCTTAAGGAGCAGGAAGGAAAAATGGAGTTTATTGGTGGAGGAGAAGAAAGCTATGGATACCTCGTCAATGACTTTGTTAGAGATAAAGATGCCATTATTTCCTGCGCTGTTTTAGCGGAGGTAGTAGCCTATGCAAAAGACCAGGGCTTGAGCCTCTTTGATATGTTGATGGAAATTTACCAGCAATTCGGTATGTACAGAGAGCACCTGATTTCAATCAAACGCACAGGTAAGAAAGGAGCAGAGGAAATCCAGCAGATGATGGCTGATATGCGTGCCAATCCTCCCAAAGAAATTCAGGGATCGCCAGTGGTTACGGCTTTGGATTATCAGAGCCTCACTTCTACCAATCTTACGAATGGTGAAACATCTAGTCTTGATTTTCCCCAGTCCAACGTGCTACAATTCATCACTGCTGATGGGACAAAAGTTTCTGCCAGACCTTCTGGTACCGAGCCAAAAATCAAATTTTACTTTAGTGTAAAGGCTCCTATGGCTGAAAAATCTGATTTCGATGCAGTTTATGAAGCACTTGGAAAGAAGATCGATGGTATCGTTGATGACCTGAATTTGAACTAA
- a CDS encoding DUF1295 domain-containing protein: MWRTVLLLITGLIIVPLLAFNFDTPMSNLQAGTLGKLLNIYLIAAALCFIISSLTKNYSQVDKLWSTIPILYVWVAAAEGGFEPRLLLMAVLVSIWGIRLTLNFARRGGYSWKFWEGEEDYRWAILRAKPEFQPEWKWVLFNLFFISLYQMGLVLLMTLPIVKSMEGGALGWMDYILGALILGMIIYETIADQQQWKYQEEKHRRIREGEDLGEYYGKGFTHTGLWGISRHPNYFAEQGVWVIFYFFSVIASGNWINWTATGFFLLLVLFKSSSDFSEEISAEKYPAYREYQSRTPRFVPFTKFGSKPEKQREKVAS, translated from the coding sequence ATGTGGAGAACTGTACTGCTACTCATCACCGGACTTATTATCGTCCCGCTTTTAGCCTTTAATTTTGATACTCCTATGAGCAACCTCCAGGCAGGGACGCTCGGGAAACTGCTAAACATTTACCTCATTGCTGCAGCTCTTTGCTTTATCATAAGCAGCCTGACGAAAAACTACAGCCAGGTAGATAAACTCTGGAGTACGATCCCTATTCTCTATGTTTGGGTAGCTGCGGCAGAAGGAGGGTTTGAACCAAGATTGCTTCTTATGGCAGTACTTGTAAGCATTTGGGGAATTCGCCTGACCCTCAACTTTGCAAGAAGAGGAGGCTATTCCTGGAAATTCTGGGAAGGAGAAGAGGATTATCGCTGGGCCATTCTTAGAGCAAAACCGGAATTTCAACCGGAATGGAAATGGGTTTTATTCAATCTCTTTTTTATCTCTCTCTATCAAATGGGTCTGGTATTGCTCATGACTTTGCCCATCGTCAAAAGTATGGAAGGAGGAGCTCTGGGATGGATGGATTATATTCTGGGGGCGCTTATTCTGGGCATGATTATCTACGAGACTATCGCTGATCAACAACAATGGAAATACCAGGAAGAAAAGCATAGGAGAATTCGTGAAGGAGAAGATTTAGGGGAATATTATGGTAAAGGATTTACCCATACTGGACTTTGGGGCATTAGCAGACATCCTAATTATTTTGCAGAACAGGGCGTCTGGGTTATATTTTATTTTTTCAGTGTGATTGCCAGCGGGAATTGGATCAACTGGACAGCCACAGGATTTTTTCTCCTCCTGGTTTTGTTTAAAAGCAGTTCTGATTTTAGCGAAGAAATATCCGCAGAAAAATATCCGGCATACAGGGAATATCAAAGTAGGACTCCCCGTTTTGTGCCTTTCACCAAATTCGGATCAAAACCAGAGAAGCAAAGGGAGAAAGTTGCCAGTTGA
- a CDS encoding sigma-70 family RNA polymerase sigma factor: MSDYSDERIISSIKSGGRELEEGMKFLYLRHSCREMVFRFIQKRNGSREDAEDIFQDGIRFLILQVRAEKYHAHGDLGAYLYGICKNLWFKRFKKISREEALDARAYEEKQEEGDPELDLVAKDRQEKIQELMSGLGAACQKVLQMWQLSYSMKEIAAELGYKNDAVARKKKRLCMKKLLEILEKAPVWKSWIAKN; encoded by the coding sequence ATGTCGGATTATTCTGATGAAAGGATCATCAGTTCTATTAAAAGTGGAGGAAGGGAGTTGGAAGAAGGGATGAAATTTCTATATCTCAGGCATTCTTGCCGGGAGATGGTATTTCGTTTTATTCAAAAGAGGAACGGAAGTCGAGAAGATGCTGAAGATATTTTTCAGGATGGTATTCGTTTTCTCATTTTACAAGTGAGAGCTGAAAAATACCATGCTCATGGAGACCTGGGAGCCTATCTATATGGGATTTGTAAAAATCTTTGGTTTAAGCGCTTCAAGAAAATCAGCAGAGAAGAAGCTCTGGATGCAAGGGCTTATGAGGAAAAACAAGAGGAAGGAGACCCTGAATTGGATTTAGTAGCGAAAGATCGACAGGAAAAAATACAAGAACTGATGTCAGGGCTGGGTGCTGCTTGCCAGAAGGTATTGCAAATGTGGCAGTTGAGCTACTCTATGAAAGAGATTGCAGCTGAACTGGGATATAAGAATGATGCGGTAGCCAGAAAAAAGAAAAGACTTTGTATGAAGAAATTGCTGGAAATCCTGGAAAAAGCACCGGTTTGGAAAAGCTGGATAGCTAAGAATTAA
- a CDS encoding tail fiber domain-containing protein yields MKRNLALLYLIIICSFQTLHAQVPQGIQFQTVARQGSGVAMSNTNLTVYFRIQDGGGTTVYEESHAVTTDIYGLFDVVIGQGTVLSGSFPAIGWGTSNHQIQIDLDPGTGIVNIGTCDFQSVPYALYADKANMGMIDLTDVDLTGLAPGEVLVWDGTNWVPGSPGTSIWSQNLSAAHYPSGRVGIGIDTPVTTLQVRDTANVLFGTNLTGSGFKMIWYGQKGAFRAGYLNNPFGGYNYDKFWDYDSVGYYSFAAGRNSRAKGFGAFAFGSFGWADGSGSVAFFGSAQGNNSFTFGGSSKGRGSITFEGVADEEGGIAMYGYTGGRYGVSIGGGTTGLGASSSREDYAIAIGWNSDARGQASIALGPSDAYGYNSFSTGWVTEARGNYSSTFGYQTNSYPYASMALGRFNVITGDSASWQANDPIFMIGDGSSNAARSNSFTILKNGRTAVGYNNPVGFLNVSTALGSLSNAGNLDLTRASILIGTTTTGMGFDANQIETQGSSLYLNFNSAAEVRIAEGGGNVGIGLNPNARFEIEQSSNTVGGGLRLNANGGTAYWDIFYDAALDLQFARSGVAKASIDRVNGAYNQLSDIRVKRDIEELGSVLDNVLKLKPSTYFYKDNQASDERSIGFIAQEVEEIFPQLVKQGEVYKQLSYDDFAILAIKSIQEQQEIIDQQSQKLEQQQTQIDELSKLLQHLQSEVNALQGKN; encoded by the coding sequence ATGAAAAGAAACCTGGCTTTACTTTATCTCATTATCATTTGCTCATTCCAAACTTTACATGCTCAGGTACCACAAGGAATACAATTCCAGACAGTGGCCCGGCAAGGAAGTGGAGTAGCTATGTCAAACACCAATCTCACCGTCTATTTTCGAATACAAGATGGTGGAGGGACAACTGTGTACGAAGAGTCACATGCGGTTACTACCGATATTTACGGACTCTTCGATGTAGTCATCGGACAGGGAACAGTACTATCTGGTAGTTTCCCGGCTATTGGCTGGGGGACCAGCAATCATCAGATCCAAATAGACCTGGATCCTGGTACAGGGATCGTCAATATTGGGACCTGTGATTTTCAATCAGTTCCCTATGCCCTTTATGCTGACAAGGCAAATATGGGCATGATCGATCTGACCGATGTGGATTTGACAGGATTGGCTCCCGGGGAAGTTTTGGTATGGGATGGGACAAACTGGGTACCGGGATCACCCGGGACTTCGATCTGGTCTCAAAATCTCAGCGCAGCCCATTATCCTTCGGGTCGGGTCGGAATCGGGATCGATACCCCTGTTACCACCTTACAAGTTAGGGATACTGCTAATGTCCTTTTTGGCACCAATCTGACCGGTTCCGGATTTAAAATGATCTGGTACGGTCAGAAAGGAGCCTTTCGTGCTGGCTATCTCAACAATCCTTTTGGCGGCTATAATTATGATAAATTCTGGGATTACGATAGCGTAGGCTATTACTCATTTGCAGCAGGGCGAAATTCCAGAGCAAAAGGATTTGGGGCATTCGCTTTTGGTTCCTTCGGATGGGCAGATGGAAGTGGCAGTGTAGCTTTTTTTGGAAGTGCCCAGGGCAACAACAGTTTTACCTTCGGAGGATCTTCTAAAGGGCGAGGGAGTATTACATTTGAAGGAGTAGCAGATGAAGAGGGGGGAATCGCAATGTATGGCTATACAGGAGGACGATATGGAGTATCCATCGGAGGAGGAACTACCGGATTAGGAGCGTCCAGTTCTCGAGAAGATTATGCCATAGCCATTGGATGGAATTCGGATGCCCGAGGGCAAGCCTCTATCGCTTTGGGGCCCAGCGATGCCTATGGTTACAATTCCTTTTCAACCGGATGGGTTACAGAAGCCAGAGGAAATTATTCCTCTACTTTCGGCTACCAAACCAACTCATACCCCTATGCATCCATGGCCCTGGGGAGATTCAACGTCATAACAGGAGACAGTGCAAGCTGGCAAGCCAATGATCCTATATTTATGATCGGAGATGGGAGTTCAAATGCTGCCCGTTCTAACAGCTTTACCATTCTAAAGAACGGTCGAACCGCTGTAGGCTATAATAATCCCGTAGGATTTCTCAATGTATCCACAGCGCTTGGTTCACTCAGCAATGCGGGAAATTTGGACCTGACCCGCGCTTCTATTCTCATTGGGACGACCACCACAGGAATGGGATTTGATGCAAATCAAATTGAGACCCAGGGAAGCAGTTTGTATTTGAATTTCAATTCCGCAGCTGAAGTTAGGATAGCTGAAGGTGGAGGAAATGTAGGAATAGGATTAAATCCAAATGCTCGATTCGAAATAGAGCAAAGCTCTAATACTGTTGGGGGCGGACTGAGGTTGAATGCAAATGGCGGTACGGCTTACTGGGACATATTCTATGATGCAGCTTTAGATCTTCAATTTGCACGGAGCGGAGTAGCCAAAGCTTCTATTGATCGAGTAAATGGTGCTTACAATCAATTGTCTGACATTCGGGTCAAACGAGATATAGAAGAACTAGGCTCGGTCTTAGATAATGTCCTCAAGCTCAAACCCTCTACGTATTTCTACAAAGATAATCAGGCATCTGATGAACGATCCATTGGGTTTATTGCCCAGGAGGTTGAGGAAATATTCCCTCAATTGGTAAAACAAGGAGAGGTTTATAAACAACTTTCCTATGATGACTTTGCCATACTAGCCATTAAATCTATTCAGGAACAGCAGGAGATTATTGACCAGCAATCTCAAAAGCTCGAACAACAGCAAACACAGATTGATGAATTAAGCAAACTCCTACAGCACTTACAATCAGAAGTTAACGCATTGCAAGGCAAAAACTAA
- a CDS encoding T9SS type A sorting domain-containing protein, which translates to MSAMYVDKKIWSKCSLAFLLIFLQLSSSDAQSLDRKVFSSVGGKTTSAPYYFSFTIGEPIIGTDLNNLPILTKGFEQPIDPTILEAIRRGQVGVGKESLSRVYPIPAKNELTLEYHSENDTDKQVYIINAAGQIFFKKKFQQVELFTGAKLELSGIPSGSYWIVCSDLGKKTIFPISKE; encoded by the coding sequence ATGTCAGCAATGTATGTAGATAAGAAAATTTGGAGCAAATGCAGCTTAGCCTTTCTCCTCATATTCCTTCAGCTATCCAGTTCAGATGCCCAAAGTCTGGACAGAAAGGTGTTTTCAAGCGTAGGAGGAAAAACAACCAGTGCACCCTATTATTTTTCCTTTACTATAGGAGAACCGATAATCGGAACAGATTTGAATAACCTGCCTATACTTACCAAAGGATTTGAGCAACCCATAGATCCTACTATACTCGAAGCCATTCGCAGAGGGCAGGTAGGAGTAGGAAAAGAATCCCTTTCCAGGGTTTATCCCATTCCTGCCAAAAATGAACTAACCCTGGAATATCATTCTGAAAATGATACTGACAAACAGGTGTATATCATCAATGCAGCCGGACAGATATTCTTTAAAAAGAAATTCCAGCAAGTCGAGTTATTTACAGGAGCGAAACTGGAACTATCGGGAATTCCATCTGGGTCCTATTGGATCGTTTGTTCAGATCTTGGAAAAAAAACGATATTTCCGATTAGTAAAGAATAG
- a CDS encoding CHAT domain-containing tetratricopeptide repeat protein, which translates to MVRTEIHILSLLLICSILLLSPSQIFAQEEGAKEHESYIFQAEKLIKEENYKLSQSYLLKAHMALQKTHDPKAYLKVLNLLAKNSGTLSEFKQQEIYLDSAFTYAEKHQLTETKLFIESNSLKGLYYENIGLYVKAKEAYTQARMLNRKMSEPDPLQISQQLTSLGRINRLMGNLRQAQSYHEEALALDQKAFGEMSERVAVDYNELGVHYEKSGDFGKSKELQEASIRVYSKLGMENTVAIAGAYNNLGNALFYLGDFQNALNNYNRSLQIYQKKLGERSLKAAYLTMNVGIIYAVQGDFQTALGYFDKEREIKQEIYGGAHPDLIFSYNNLAAAYQRMGKPEKSLEMYQECLKIAKEVHEKRNPMLSQTYENISYAYQLKGEYDQSLEYMQKGLIAGSKKFDSMDLNENPEVDDFLSPANRMRALREKANIFERKARANDNETIYLQQALNQNFKAIELLDYLRSSYKAENSKLYWQEGSSDYFERSMNLAYELYKTKKDPSYIERAFELMGKNKSLLLLANVLQHKGQQYAGISEDLLDLEDSLSREMNFYENLIANSSDSLISEDFEGIFFRRKQSYDSLMAVFEEKYPLYHNMKYNTEVSSIANLQNSLLAENSSWCEYFVGDSSMFVVYVSPEERSFHKLSTPMGLDSVIADFRSNLYTYFISKEQDEESFRTSSLTYQKQAYELYQKLLAPVLGDNFPERLVIIPHKSIGYLPFDVLLTEEVDSEASFKKLPYLIRKSSISYSYSATLLKEMKDLKKQRLANREVLVIAPEFEDKQLAFADVETARREGLGPLVYNKKEADQIREIMGGRSLLGKEATTENFRSFAGQYNIIHFATHGKLNTANSDFSYLAMAPGSEQQEEFLFVNDLYNMNIPAEMVVLSACETGLGELKAGEGIASLSRAFSYAGAQSIITTLWSVNDQKTAELMQKFYQNIAAGEPKDLALQKAKLSFLESQDNYHAHPFFWAAPIPVGSMEAIETSFPLYFYGIALLLVLLLLFIIYRSKFQDNS; encoded by the coding sequence ATGGTCCGTACTGAAATACATATTCTTTCACTGCTCCTAATTTGTAGCATCTTACTACTTTCTCCTTCTCAAATTTTTGCACAGGAGGAAGGGGCAAAGGAACACGAATCCTATATTTTCCAAGCAGAAAAACTCATTAAAGAAGAAAATTATAAACTTTCTCAAAGCTATCTGCTCAAGGCACATATGGCCTTGCAAAAAACTCATGATCCGAAAGCTTATCTGAAAGTATTGAATTTGCTGGCCAAAAATAGTGGAACGCTAAGTGAATTCAAGCAACAAGAAATTTACCTGGATTCTGCCTTTACCTATGCTGAAAAGCATCAATTAACAGAAACAAAGCTATTTATTGAGTCTAACAGTCTCAAAGGTCTATACTATGAGAATATAGGCCTGTATGTCAAAGCAAAAGAGGCATATACTCAGGCAAGGATGCTCAACAGAAAGATGAGTGAACCCGATCCTCTCCAAATCAGTCAGCAACTAACCTCTTTGGGGAGAATCAACCGTTTGATGGGAAACCTGCGGCAAGCACAAAGCTATCATGAGGAAGCTCTCGCTTTGGATCAGAAAGCTTTTGGAGAAATGAGTGAAAGAGTAGCAGTAGATTATAATGAACTGGGAGTCCATTATGAAAAAAGCGGGGATTTTGGAAAGTCAAAAGAGTTACAGGAAGCATCTATTCGGGTTTATTCGAAATTAGGGATGGAGAATACCGTCGCTATAGCAGGTGCATACAATAATTTGGGCAATGCCTTATTCTACCTGGGGGATTTCCAGAATGCTTTGAACAACTATAATAGATCCCTCCAAATCTACCAGAAGAAGTTGGGAGAACGTTCCTTAAAAGCAGCCTACCTCACCATGAATGTAGGGATTATTTATGCGGTACAGGGAGATTTTCAAACAGCCCTGGGGTATTTTGATAAAGAGAGAGAAATCAAGCAGGAAATATATGGAGGTGCCCACCCGGATTTGATTTTCAGTTACAATAATCTGGCAGCTGCTTATCAACGGATGGGGAAACCTGAAAAATCCCTGGAAATGTATCAGGAGTGTTTGAAAATCGCAAAGGAAGTCCATGAAAAGCGAAATCCGATGCTATCTCAGACCTATGAAAATATCTCCTATGCCTATCAACTGAAGGGAGAATATGACCAAAGTCTTGAATACATGCAGAAGGGACTTATTGCTGGAAGCAAGAAATTTGATTCCATGGACCTGAACGAGAATCCTGAAGTTGATGATTTCCTCAGTCCTGCTAACCGCATGCGAGCTCTGAGAGAGAAAGCCAATATCTTTGAGAGGAAGGCAAGAGCTAATGACAATGAAACTATATATTTGCAACAAGCTCTCAATCAGAATTTCAAAGCCATTGAACTCCTTGATTACCTGAGAAGTAGTTATAAAGCAGAAAATTCTAAACTCTATTGGCAGGAAGGCTCGAGTGATTACTTCGAAAGGAGTATGAATCTGGCGTATGAACTTTATAAAACAAAAAAAGATCCCAGCTATATAGAGCGTGCATTTGAATTGATGGGCAAAAATAAATCTTTGCTATTGCTAGCCAATGTACTTCAACATAAAGGGCAACAATATGCAGGAATCTCAGAAGACCTCCTGGATCTTGAAGATAGCTTGAGTCGTGAAATGAATTTTTATGAAAACCTCATAGCTAATAGTTCTGATAGTTTGATCAGCGAAGATTTTGAAGGCATTTTCTTTAGGCGAAAACAATCCTATGATTCTTTGATGGCTGTTTTTGAGGAAAAGTATCCCCTCTACCACAATATGAAATACAATACAGAAGTGAGTAGTATTGCCAACCTTCAAAACAGTCTGCTTGCAGAGAATAGTAGCTGGTGTGAGTATTTTGTAGGAGACAGTTCTATGTTTGTGGTTTATGTAAGTCCGGAGGAAAGAAGTTTTCATAAGCTATCAACTCCTATGGGCTTAGATAGCGTGATTGCCGATTTCCGCTCGAACCTTTATACCTACTTCATAAGCAAAGAGCAAGATGAAGAAAGCTTCCGGACAAGCAGCCTGACTTACCAAAAGCAGGCCTATGAGCTTTATCAAAAGTTATTGGCTCCGGTTTTAGGCGATAATTTTCCGGAGAGATTGGTTATCATCCCTCATAAGTCAATTGGATATCTTCCCTTTGATGTTTTATTGACCGAGGAAGTGGATAGCGAGGCTTCTTTTAAAAAACTCCCTTATTTAATCCGGAAAAGCAGCATCTCCTATTCTTACTCAGCCACCTTGCTCAAAGAGATGAAGGATCTAAAAAAACAGCGCCTGGCAAATCGTGAAGTCCTGGTTATTGCCCCAGAGTTCGAGGATAAACAGCTGGCTTTTGCAGATGTCGAGACCGCCAGAAGAGAAGGTTTGGGGCCGCTTGTTTATAATAAAAAAGAAGCGGATCAAATCAGGGAGATTATGGGTGGTCGCTCGCTTTTGGGAAAAGAAGCCACGACTGAAAACTTCCGGTCTTTTGCGGGTCAATACAATATCATTCATTTCGCCACGCATGGAAAACTAAATACAGCTAATTCAGACTTTTCCTATTTGGCCATGGCACCCGGATCAGAACAACAGGAAGAGTTTCTCTTTGTCAATGATCTTTACAATATGAATATCCCTGCAGAGATGGTGGTCTTGAGTGCCTGTGAAACGGGCCTGGGAGAATTGAAAGCGGGTGAAGGAATCGCCAGTTTATCCAGAGCCTTTTCCTATGCAGGAGCCCAAAGTATCATTACAACCCTTTGGAGTGTCAATGACCAGAAGACCGCAGAGTTGATGCAAAAGTTTTATCAGAACATAGCTGCAGGCGAGCCGAAAGACCTCGCCCTTCAAAAAGCCAAATTGAGTTTTCTCGAATCTCAAGATAATTACCATGCGCATCCCTTTTTCTGGGCCGCCCCAATCCCCGTAGGCAGCATGGAAGCTATTGAAACATCTTTTCCATTATACTTCTATGGCATAGCTCTGCTGCTGGTCTTGCTTTTGCTTTTTATAATTTACCGCAGCAAATTTCAAGACAACTCCTGA
- a CDS encoding metal-dependent hydrolase — protein sequence MASIFGHALAAASMGSLNPPKEQRLKFYLLGMFCAIFPDADVIAFSFGIPYESLWGHRGISHSIFFSMIFGVLISWIFYPKEAILSKKGLLLSLYFALCSLSHAVLDAMTTGGLGVAFFAPFENSRYFLPWREIQVSPIGASRFFSEWGLRVIKSELLWIGIPSLSIILLGVIRRKVQGKPASIE from the coding sequence ATGGCTTCTATTTTTGGACATGCCCTTGCTGCTGCCAGCATGGGCTCTCTAAATCCCCCAAAAGAGCAAAGACTTAAATTCTATCTATTAGGGATGTTTTGTGCCATCTTTCCGGATGCCGATGTCATAGCATTCAGTTTTGGAATTCCCTATGAAAGTCTTTGGGGCCATAGAGGGATTAGTCATTCCATTTTTTTCTCGATGATATTCGGTGTGCTAATCAGCTGGATTTTTTATCCTAAAGAAGCCATCCTAAGCAAGAAAGGGCTTTTATTGAGTCTCTATTTCGCCTTATGTAGCCTTTCTCATGCAGTACTTGATGCAATGACGACGGGAGGGCTGGGGGTTGCTTTTTTCGCTCCATTCGAAAATAGTCGCTACTTTCTTCCCTGGCGAGAAATCCAGGTTTCCCCTATAGGTGCCTCCAGGTTTTTCAGTGAGTGGGGATTGCGAGTAATCAAAAGTGAATTACTATGGATCGGTATCCCCAGTCTAAGTATTATTCTGCTGGGAGTTATCCGGCGGAAAGTGCAGGGAAAGCCTGCCTCAATAGAATGA
- a CDS encoding thioredoxin family protein — protein MKMRNLMIFLPLLFSVPHSLLSQELNWTNFEELVELQRKEVRPLMIFIHADWCKFCLMQENNTFTDKEIAQYLNENYYVLKLNGESQEAIRFLGREYRYKSNGAGTGQHQLAEFLGKVDGRLSYPTTVILSPEFQLKGRENGFLNKDAFIILLRQAFPALSAG, from the coding sequence ATGAAAATGAGAAACCTCATGATCTTTCTGCCTCTCTTATTTTCAGTTCCCCACTCACTTCTTTCCCAGGAGTTGAATTGGACAAATTTTGAGGAATTGGTCGAATTGCAAAGGAAAGAAGTTCGGCCGCTTATGATTTTCATTCATGCAGATTGGTGTAAGTTCTGTTTGATGCAGGAGAACAATACCTTTACAGATAAGGAAATCGCTCAATACCTGAATGAGAATTATTATGTCCTCAAACTGAATGGAGAAAGCCAGGAAGCTATCCGTTTTCTGGGTAGAGAGTATCGCTATAAATCCAATGGAGCAGGAACGGGTCAACATCAATTGGCTGAATTCTTGGGGAAAGTAGATGGTAGGCTTAGCTATCCAACTACGGTTATTCTTTCCCCAGAATTTCAACTCAAAGGGCGAGAAAATGGATTTTTAAATAAGGATGCATTTATCATTCTATTGAGGCAGGCTTTCCCTGCACTTTCCGCCGGATAA